In a genomic window of Phragmites australis chromosome 14, lpPhrAust1.1, whole genome shotgun sequence:
- the LOC133891134 gene encoding UDP-arabinopyranose mutase 3, whose product MASASHAPTPLLKDELDIVIPTIRNLDFLEMWRPFFQPYHLIIVQDGDPTKTIRVPEGFDYELYNRNDINRILGPKASCISFKDSACRCFGYIVSKKKYIYTIDDDCFVAKDPSGKDINALEQHIKNLLSPSTPFFFNTLYDPYRDGADFVRGYPFSLREGVPTAVSHGLWLNIPDYDAPTQLVKPLERNTRYVDAILTIPNGTLFPMCGMNLAFDRELIGPAMYFGLMGDGQPIGRYDDMWAGWCTKVITDHLGLGVKTGLPYIWHSKASNPLVNLKKEYNGIFWQEELIPFFQSVSLPKEATTVQKCYLELAKQVRAKLGKVDGYFNKLADSMVTWIEAWDDLNPPKGGVATANGAPKSK is encoded by the exons ATGGCTTCCGCCTCCCACGCGCCGACGCCGCTGCTCAAGGACGAGCTGGACATCGTCATCCCGACGATCCGCAACCTCGACTTCCTCGAGATGTGGCGCCCCTTCTTCCAGCCCTACCACCTGATCATCGTCCAGGACGGCGACCCCACCAAGACCATCCGCGTCCCCGAGGGCTTCGACTACGAGCTCTACAACCGCAACGACATCAACCGCATCCTCGGGCCTAAGGCCTCCTGCATCTCCTTCAAGGATTCGGCGTGCCGTTGCTTCGGCTACATTGTCTCCAAGAAGAAGTATATCTACACCATCGACGACGACTGCTTC GTTGCTAAGGATCCATCAGGAAAGGACATCAATGCACTTGAGCAGCACATCAAGAACCTTCTGAGCCCTTCTACTCCGTTTTTCTTTAATACTTTGTATGACCCTTACCGTGATGGCGCCGATTTTGTTCGTGGGTACCCCTTTAGCCTTCGTGAGGGTGTTCCAACTGCTGTTTCGCATGGGCTTTGGCTCAACATTCCGGACTATGATGCCCCTACTCAGCTTGTTAAGCCCCTTGAGAGGAATACCAG GTATGTGGATGCTATTCTTACAATCCCAAATGGCACCCTCTTCCCAATGTGTGGAATGAACCTTGCATTTGACCGTGAGCTCATTGGTCCTGCGATGTATTTCGGTCTTATGGGTGATGGCCAGCCTATTGGTCGCTACGATGATATGTGGGCTGGATGGTGCACGAAG GTGATTACGGATCATTTGGGCTTGGGTGTGAAGACTGGTCTGCCCTACATCTGGCACAGCAAAGCAAGCAACCCGTTAGTGAACCTGAAGAAGGAATACAACGGCATCTTCTGGCAAGAGGAACTGATCCCCTTCTTCCAGTCAGTTTCCCTTCCAAAGGAGGCCACCACTGTCCAGAAGTGTTACCTTGAGCTGGCCAAGCAGGTAAGGGCGAAGCTTGGCAAGGTGGATGGCTACTTCAACAAGCTTGCTGACTCCATGGTCACATGGATCGAGGCCTGGGATGACCTTAACCCGCCGAAGGGTGGAGTTGCTACCGCTAATGGCGCTCCCAAGAGCAAGTGA